In Prescottella soli, a genomic segment contains:
- a CDS encoding VOC family protein — protein sequence MQKITPCLWFDTEGEEAANFYVSVFKNSKIRNISRYGPGMHRPEGLALTIEFELDGQAFTILNGGPEYTFDEAISFQVSCADQAELDAYWSQLTADGGEEGRCGWLKDRWGMSWQIIPAQLGSYIGGSDPAGAQRATQAMLEMRKLDIGVIRAAYEGAARS from the coding sequence ATGCAGAAGATCACCCCGTGCCTGTGGTTCGACACCGAGGGGGAGGAGGCCGCGAACTTTTACGTCTCGGTGTTCAAGAATTCGAAGATCCGGAACATCTCCCGCTACGGGCCCGGCATGCACCGCCCCGAGGGTCTCGCGCTCACCATCGAGTTCGAGCTGGACGGGCAGGCCTTCACGATCCTCAACGGCGGGCCGGAATACACGTTCGACGAGGCGATCTCCTTCCAGGTCAGCTGCGCCGACCAGGCCGAGCTCGACGCGTACTGGTCCCAGCTGACGGCCGACGGCGGTGAAGAGGGCCGGTGCGGCTGGCTCAAGGACCGGTGGGGAATGTCGTGGCAGATCATTCCCGCGCAGTTGGGGTCCTACATCGGCGGCTCCGACCCGGCGGGCGCCCAGCGCGCCACGCAGGCGATGCTCGAGATGCGCAAGCTCGACATCGGAGTCATCCGCGCGGCCTATGAGGGTGCCGCGCGCTCCTGA
- a CDS encoding SDR family oxidoreductase encodes MYQVPDMTGRYVVVTGANSGTGKEATRRMAAAGAHIVMACRTASKAETACAEIMHEIPQAQLEIRRIDLADLGSVREFAAGFLDDGRPLDLLVNNAGVMSPPERFETVDGFELQFGSNFLGPFALTNLLLPLLLDAPAPRVATMTSGTAHYGRINFRDLHSTHRYSPALSYAQSKLADMLMAQHLARIADERGWNLLSAYAHPGYTRTNLQTAGASLGRDKPRHSLFSGSDRTMLPSQDVQHGVEPLLYAATSPGAVQGGYYGPGGRMGLIGPTRKYEQPRSSRGVDLASSLWAVAEKLTDTTLPY; translated from the coding sequence ATGTATCAGGTTCCCGACATGACGGGCCGATACGTCGTCGTCACCGGCGCCAACAGCGGCACCGGCAAGGAGGCCACCCGCCGGATGGCCGCGGCGGGCGCGCACATCGTGATGGCCTGCCGCACTGCGAGCAAGGCCGAGACCGCGTGCGCGGAGATCATGCACGAGATCCCGCAGGCCCAGCTGGAGATCCGACGGATCGACCTCGCCGACCTCGGGTCGGTGCGCGAGTTCGCCGCCGGCTTCCTCGACGACGGCCGCCCGCTGGACCTGCTGGTCAACAACGCCGGCGTGATGTCCCCGCCGGAGCGGTTCGAAACGGTCGACGGCTTCGAGTTGCAGTTCGGCAGTAACTTCCTCGGACCGTTCGCGCTCACCAACCTGCTACTGCCACTGCTGCTGGACGCACCCGCCCCTCGGGTTGCCACCATGACCAGCGGCACCGCGCACTACGGGCGGATCAACTTCCGCGACCTGCATTCGACCCATCGCTACAGTCCGGCGCTGAGCTACGCCCAGTCCAAGCTCGCCGACATGCTGATGGCGCAGCACCTCGCCCGGATCGCCGACGAACGCGGCTGGAACCTGCTGAGCGCGTACGCACACCCCGGCTACACCCGTACCAACCTGCAGACCGCTGGAGCGAGCCTGGGCCGGGACAAGCCGCGCCACAGCCTGTTCTCCGGAAGCGACCGCACGATGCTGCCCTCCCAGGACGTCCAGCACGGCGTCGAGCCGCTGCTGTACGCGGCGACCAGCCCCGGTGCCGTCCAGGGCGGCTACTACGGCCCGGGCGGACGTATGGGCCTGATCGGGCCGACCCGGAAGTACGAACAGCCACGCAGCTCGCGCGGCGTCGACCTGGCGTCGTCCCTGTGGGCGGTCGCCGAAAAGCTCACCGACACAACACTTCCCTACTGA
- a CDS encoding SRPBCC domain-containing protein has product MTDRTPAATVTTPGERGLHIERTLNAPLDRVWEAYNEPKSIAQWWGRGNRLDIETWEPEPGGHWRFVEHHDGRADGFEGRFREISPENRIVRSFEWDGMPAHVCIEATEFVDLGDGRTKVVIDSLFMTAEDRDGMVQSGMEEGMNASFAALDALLTRIA; this is encoded by the coding sequence ATGACCGACCGCACACCCGCCGCCACCGTCACCACCCCGGGTGAGCGCGGCCTCCACATCGAACGCACGCTGAACGCTCCGCTCGACCGGGTCTGGGAGGCCTACAACGAACCGAAGTCGATCGCGCAGTGGTGGGGCCGCGGGAACAGGCTCGACATCGAGACATGGGAACCCGAACCCGGCGGGCACTGGCGGTTCGTCGAACACCACGACGGTCGGGCGGATGGTTTCGAGGGACGATTCCGGGAGATCAGCCCGGAGAACCGCATCGTGCGGTCGTTCGAGTGGGACGGCATGCCGGCGCACGTGTGCATCGAGGCCACGGAATTCGTCGACCTCGGCGACGGCCGCACAAAGGTGGTAATCGACTCGCTGTTCATGACCGCGGAGGACCGAGACGGCATGGTCCAGTCGGGTATGGAGGAGGGCATGAACGCGAGTTTCGCCGCGCTCGATGCCCTCCTCACCCGAATCGCCTAG
- a CDS encoding RtcB family protein: MTPTEHGHNLLNFASHIDDGTLAQACETASMPFVYPHVALMPDAHVGKGSAVGTVIPTRGAVIPAAVGVDIGCGMIAARTQFTLADVERAERQGRTLHALRLRIEHAIPLSPGHYNLTASLGKWFAEPKIAELEERAAKDGVDLSHSPKWREQLGSLGGGNHFIELCLDEQDRVWLFLHSGSRGVGNKIAQKHIAIAQKLCRTWHIELPNRDLAYLAEGAPEFWDYIRELRWAQRFALLNRAEMMDRFSKLFGEWIGAPVVEAERINSHHNYTEQEEHYGEKVWLTRKGAVNAHEGVAAVIPGSMGTRSYIVVGKGDARGLCSAPHGAGRRFSRTQARKRFTVDDLARRMKGIEYRHGAAWVDEIPDAYKDIDVVMDDARDLVDVRHELRQILNVKGT; encoded by the coding sequence GTGACCCCCACCGAGCACGGCCACAACCTGTTGAACTTCGCCAGCCACATCGACGACGGAACCCTCGCCCAGGCTTGCGAGACCGCCTCCATGCCGTTCGTGTACCCGCACGTGGCGCTGATGCCCGACGCCCACGTCGGCAAGGGCTCGGCGGTGGGGACGGTGATCCCCACCCGCGGTGCGGTGATCCCGGCGGCGGTCGGCGTGGACATCGGATGCGGAATGATCGCTGCGCGAACGCAGTTCACGCTCGCGGACGTCGAGCGCGCCGAGCGGCAGGGGCGGACCCTGCATGCGCTGCGGTTGCGGATCGAACACGCGATCCCGCTGTCCCCGGGGCACTACAACCTCACCGCATCGCTCGGAAAGTGGTTCGCGGAGCCCAAGATCGCCGAACTCGAGGAGCGCGCCGCGAAGGACGGCGTCGATCTGTCTCATTCCCCGAAGTGGCGCGAGCAGCTGGGGTCCCTGGGCGGCGGCAACCACTTCATCGAGCTGTGCCTCGACGAGCAGGACCGGGTGTGGCTGTTCCTGCACTCCGGTAGCCGCGGGGTGGGGAACAAGATCGCGCAGAAGCACATCGCGATCGCCCAGAAGCTGTGCCGGACATGGCACATCGAGCTGCCGAACCGGGACCTCGCCTACCTGGCGGAGGGTGCGCCCGAGTTCTGGGATTACATCCGGGAACTGCGCTGGGCGCAGCGGTTCGCGCTGCTGAACCGGGCAGAGATGATGGACCGCTTCAGCAAGCTGTTCGGTGAGTGGATCGGTGCCCCGGTGGTCGAGGCGGAGCGGATCAACTCCCACCACAACTACACCGAGCAGGAGGAGCACTACGGCGAGAAGGTCTGGCTCACCCGGAAGGGGGCGGTGAACGCGCACGAGGGCGTGGCGGCCGTGATTCCGGGTTCGATGGGGACCCGCTCGTACATCGTGGTCGGCAAGGGCGACGCCCGAGGACTGTGCTCCGCCCCGCACGGCGCCGGCCGCCGGTTCTCCCGCACACAGGCGCGTAAGCGGTTCACGGTCGACGACCTGGCCCGGCGCATGAAGGGGATCGAGTACCGGCACGGTGCCGCGTGGGTCGACGAGATCCCCGACGCCTACAAGGACATCGACGTGGTGATGGACGACGCCAGGGATCTCGTGGACGTGCGGCACGAGTTGCGGCAGATCCTCAATGTCAAGGGGACGTAG
- a CDS encoding carboxymuconolactone decarboxylase family protein, with protein MTDWTNESGASALRRFAPAVAATLDRLVALVPVVGDGPLTTQARQACAVTLSLPALPYPEPAPSAPDAPSAALAFAEQFCVDVSGIDDGMRTALARALGDRTGVFVQELYVADWVPRVRAGLDALFGAPEPAWSVPTVWDTTGEPWPLIQRTLVEVARVRELDPVTTEVVRLHQARQHNCRLCKSLRNRTAMMSGGDESLYDAIDDFRRSDLSPRHKAALEWADALTWQPGHLDPRVASDVRAHFSPAEAVELVIDMMRNSCNKIAVSTGTDQANVDDGIEVYDVNPDGSVDFGLALPG; from the coding sequence GTGACGGACTGGACCAACGAGAGTGGCGCGTCGGCGCTGCGGCGATTCGCTCCCGCCGTCGCGGCCACGCTCGACCGCCTCGTCGCGCTCGTGCCGGTGGTCGGTGACGGCCCGCTCACCACGCAGGCCCGACAGGCGTGCGCGGTGACCCTGTCGCTGCCCGCCCTGCCGTACCCCGAGCCCGCTCCGTCGGCACCGGACGCCCCGTCGGCGGCGCTCGCGTTCGCCGAACAGTTCTGCGTCGACGTGTCCGGAATCGACGACGGCATGCGGACCGCGCTGGCGAGGGCGCTCGGGGACCGGACCGGCGTGTTCGTGCAGGAACTCTACGTCGCCGACTGGGTGCCGCGCGTGCGGGCGGGGCTCGACGCCCTGTTCGGGGCACCCGAGCCGGCGTGGTCCGTCCCGACCGTCTGGGACACCACCGGCGAGCCCTGGCCGCTGATCCAACGCACGCTCGTCGAGGTCGCCCGCGTCCGTGAGCTCGACCCGGTCACGACCGAGGTGGTGCGGCTGCACCAGGCACGCCAGCACAACTGCCGACTGTGCAAGTCGCTGCGCAATCGCACCGCGATGATGTCCGGCGGTGACGAGAGCCTCTACGACGCGATCGACGACTTCCGTCGCAGCGACCTGTCGCCGCGGCACAAGGCAGCGCTCGAGTGGGCCGACGCCCTCACGTGGCAGCCCGGACACCTGGATCCGCGGGTCGCATCGGATGTGCGCGCACACTTCTCCCCCGCCGAGGCGGTGGAACTGGTGATCGACATGATGCGCAACTCGTGCAACAAGATCGCGGTCTCGACGGGGACCGACCAGGCCAACGTCGACGACGGCATCGAGGTCTATGACGTCAACCCCGACGGCAGCGTGGACTTCGGTCTGGCGCTACCCGGCTGA
- a CDS encoding FBP domain-containing protein, whose translation MDPITERDIRASFVNCSKGDAKRLPAPRDLDDRPWDDLDFLGWTDSSFPGRGYVVVPRDDGPVGIAMRFEPNGSGKSQMCAICLTTHSRGGVALMTANKVGESGRAGNSVGIYMCIDLACSLYARGRKRPALGSRYREDLSEEEKTERVRENLNAFVERLYA comes from the coding sequence ATGGATCCGATCACCGAACGCGACATCAGGGCGTCGTTCGTCAACTGCTCCAAGGGCGACGCCAAGCGCCTGCCGGCGCCTCGCGACCTCGATGACCGGCCCTGGGACGACCTGGACTTCCTCGGCTGGACCGACTCGTCGTTCCCGGGACGCGGATACGTGGTGGTGCCCCGGGACGACGGGCCGGTCGGCATCGCGATGCGGTTCGAACCGAACGGGTCCGGCAAGTCCCAGATGTGCGCGATCTGCCTGACGACGCACAGCCGCGGTGGTGTTGCGCTGATGACCGCCAACAAGGTGGGCGAGTCCGGACGCGCGGGCAATTCGGTGGGCATCTACATGTGCATCGATCTTGCGTGCTCGCTGTATGCGCGGGGCAGGAAGCGGCCCGCGCTCGGCAGCCGGTACCGCGAGGACCTCTCCGAGGAGGAGAAGACCGAGCGGGTGCGGGAGAACCTGAACGCCTTCGTCGAGCGGCTGTACGCCTGA
- a CDS encoding LLM class flavin-dependent oxidoreductase translates to MTLHFHWYLPTSGDGREVIGALEPREASGRASEFRPASLDYLTLVAKTAEQLGFEAVLTPTGTWCPDAWITTAALIRETSTLKFLVAFRPGLITPTLAAQQAAAFQQLSGGRLLLNIVTGGDAEEQRRFGDFLTKEQRYQRTGEFLDIVRGAWGAAPYDFAGKYYTVEGAAAFPAPSPAPGIFFGGASEPALDVAAAHVDTYLTWTEPPAKVGALIDDVRRRAAAHGRTLSFGIRAHVIARDTSEEAWAEADKLVARMSPAQIELARTRLAQSESEGQRRQLGLSADLRNLEVYPGLWAGYGLVRGGAGTALVGSHAEVAALIREYAAVGVEHFVLSGQPHVEEAYWFGEGVRPILSRQGLLQVA, encoded by the coding sequence ATGACCCTCCACTTCCACTGGTACCTGCCCACCTCCGGCGACGGACGGGAGGTGATCGGTGCGCTCGAACCGCGGGAGGCGTCGGGCCGGGCGTCCGAGTTCCGTCCGGCGTCGCTCGACTACCTGACGCTGGTCGCGAAGACCGCCGAGCAGCTCGGCTTCGAGGCGGTGCTCACCCCGACGGGGACGTGGTGCCCCGACGCCTGGATCACCACGGCCGCGCTCATCCGGGAGACCAGCACGCTCAAGTTCCTGGTCGCGTTCCGTCCCGGGCTGATCACCCCGACGCTCGCGGCGCAGCAGGCCGCCGCGTTCCAGCAGTTGTCGGGCGGGCGGCTGCTGCTCAACATCGTCACCGGTGGCGACGCCGAGGAGCAGCGGCGGTTCGGTGACTTCCTCACCAAGGAGCAGCGGTACCAGCGGACCGGGGAGTTCCTCGACATCGTGCGCGGCGCGTGGGGTGCGGCGCCCTACGACTTCGCCGGGAAGTACTACACGGTCGAGGGAGCGGCGGCGTTCCCCGCACCGTCCCCGGCGCCGGGGATCTTCTTCGGCGGGGCCAGCGAGCCCGCGCTCGACGTGGCCGCCGCGCACGTCGACACCTACCTCACGTGGACCGAGCCGCCGGCGAAGGTGGGCGCGCTCATCGACGACGTCCGCCGCCGCGCCGCGGCCCACGGCCGGACGCTGAGCTTCGGCATCCGCGCCCATGTGATCGCCCGCGACACCTCCGAGGAGGCGTGGGCCGAGGCCGACAAGCTCGTCGCCCGGATGAGTCCGGCGCAGATCGAACTGGCGCGGACCCGGCTGGCGCAGAGCGAGTCCGAGGGGCAGCGCCGTCAGCTCGGGCTCAGCGCCGACCTGCGCAACCTCGAGGTGTACCCGGGGCTGTGGGCCGGCTACGGGCTGGTCCGCGGCGGCGCGGGCACCGCGCTCGTCGGCAGTCACGCCGAGGTGGCGGCGCTGATCCGGGAGTACGCGGCGGTGGGCGTCGAGCACTTCGTGCTGTCGGGCCAGCCGCACGTCGAGGAGGCCTACTGGTTCGGGGAGGGGGTGCGGCCGATCCTGTCGCGGCAGGGGCTGCTGCAGGTCGCCTGA
- a CDS encoding ABC transporter ATP-binding protein: protein MAQDVSGRVSDAVVAARGVRRVFGADVVLDGIDLTLRRGEIVALVGRSGSGKSTLLRAIAGLDRGHEGRIDVDGSVAVAFQEPRLLPWKRVHRNVSLGLADRDGKQRAIDALGEVNLSHRVDAWPLTLSGGEAQRVSLARALVREPDLLLLDEPFGALDALTRITAYELLIRLWKRHGFAVLLVTHDVEEAVLLADRVLVLDAGRIAHDVAVTVPRPRLRADPDVVALRKQVLAHLGVLEGIPA from the coding sequence ATGGCGCAAGACGTATCAGGGCGCGTGAGCGACGCCGTCGTCGCCGCCCGCGGCGTGCGCCGGGTCTTCGGAGCCGACGTCGTGCTCGACGGCATCGACCTGACGCTGCGTCGCGGCGAGATCGTGGCGCTGGTGGGCCGCAGCGGATCCGGCAAGTCGACGCTGCTGCGCGCCATCGCCGGGCTCGACCGCGGACACGAGGGCCGCATCGACGTCGACGGCTCGGTCGCCGTCGCGTTCCAGGAGCCGCGGCTGCTGCCGTGGAAGCGGGTGCACCGCAACGTCTCCCTCGGCCTCGCCGACCGTGACGGCAAGCAGCGGGCGATCGACGCCCTCGGCGAGGTGAACCTGAGCCACCGCGTCGACGCCTGGCCGCTCACGCTCTCCGGCGGTGAGGCGCAGCGCGTGTCGCTCGCCCGTGCGCTGGTCCGCGAGCCGGACCTGCTGCTGCTCGACGAACCGTTCGGGGCGCTCGACGCGCTGACCCGAATCACGGCGTACGAGTTGCTGATCCGGCTGTGGAAGCGGCACGGGTTCGCCGTTCTCCTCGTCACCCACGACGTGGAGGAGGCGGTGCTGCTCGCCGACCGGGTGCTCGTCCTCGACGCCGGCCGGATCGCCCACGACGTCGCGGTGACGGTCCCGCGGCCGCGGCTGCGCGCCGACCCCGACGTCGTCGCCCTGCGCAAGCAAGTTCTCGCTCACCTCGGTGTTCTCGAAGGGATTCCAGCATGA
- a CDS encoding ABC transporter permease: protein MTAVLTKGLPQVDATDAAAPERAKQPGRSWKPLLRLISPLVLLVLWQVVSSAGLVSDKTLASPAQVISAAAELWSDGSLQDALAVSVQRVLLGVVLGVAVAVLLGVLAGFSRIVELAIDPPIQMLRTVPFLGLIPLFIIWFGIGEEPKVFLVALGVMFPLYLNLFAGIRSIDGKLIEAAETLGLGKFQLAAHVVLPGALPQALTGLRLSLGVAWLALIVAEQINADAGLGYLVNNARIYFRIDIVIFGLLVYAFLGLATDALVRALEGRLLTWRKTYQGA, encoded by the coding sequence ATGACCGCGGTCCTGACCAAGGGCCTGCCACAGGTCGACGCGACGGACGCTGCCGCACCTGAACGCGCCAAGCAACCGGGACGCTCGTGGAAGCCGTTGCTGCGACTGATCTCCCCGCTGGTGCTGCTGGTGCTGTGGCAGGTGGTGAGCAGCGCCGGACTGGTGTCGGACAAGACGCTCGCCTCGCCCGCGCAGGTGATCTCGGCGGCCGCCGAGCTGTGGTCGGACGGCAGCCTGCAGGACGCGCTGGCCGTCTCGGTGCAGCGGGTGCTGCTGGGGGTGGTGCTCGGCGTCGCGGTCGCGGTCCTGCTCGGGGTGCTGGCCGGGTTCTCCCGGATCGTGGAACTCGCGATCGATCCGCCGATCCAGATGCTGCGGACCGTGCCGTTCCTCGGTCTGATCCCGCTGTTCATCATCTGGTTCGGGATCGGGGAGGAGCCCAAGGTGTTCCTGGTAGCCCTCGGTGTGATGTTCCCGCTGTACCTCAACCTGTTCGCGGGGATCCGCAGCATCGACGGCAAGCTGATCGAGGCCGCGGAGACCCTGGGGCTCGGCAAGTTCCAGCTCGCGGCGCACGTGGTCCTGCCCGGGGCGCTGCCGCAGGCGTTGACCGGGCTGCGGCTGTCGCTCGGGGTGGCGTGGCTCGCGCTCATCGTTGCCGAGCAGATCAACGCCGACGCGGGACTCGGCTACCTCGTCAACAACGCCCGCATCTACTTCCGCATCGACATCGTCATCTTCGGCCTGCTCGTGTACGCGTTCCTCGGTCTCGCGACCGACGCGCTCGTGCGGGCCCTGGAGGGAAGGCTGCTGACATGGCGCAAGACGTATCAGGGCGCGTGA
- a CDS encoding ABC transporter substrate-binding protein, with protein MRRSTRTRFVLTALTAVAALTLGACSTSGASESSESAGNPTSGVTLRIGDQVKSTQSLLEAAGELDGLGYGIEWSTFEAGPPLLEALGANKIDAGGTGDVPPVFAQANGNSGRIVAVQARTGTNDFLLVPANSTASSIADLKGKKIAVTQGSSSHGLVLGLLEQAKLPVSDIQFQFLGPADALSAFTSGQVDAWAVWNPYATIGRNTAGAKVIADGSEVTTGQSYFSAASDALADPTKSAALADFFQRLARAQVWADAHPEAWVPIFAKLTKLPQDVAAASFDTSKGSYVPIDDQRIAKQQKLIDLFAAAGLLKQAPVAGNWFDARFNQQIQAGAK; from the coding sequence ATGCGTCGTTCGACGCGAACACGTTTCGTCCTCACCGCACTCACGGCCGTCGCGGCCCTGACACTCGGCGCGTGCAGCACTTCCGGCGCCTCGGAATCGTCCGAATCGGCCGGCAACCCGACGTCCGGGGTCACGCTCCGAATCGGCGACCAGGTCAAGAGCACCCAGTCGCTGCTCGAGGCCGCCGGGGAACTCGACGGTCTCGGCTACGGCATCGAGTGGTCAACCTTCGAGGCAGGACCGCCGCTGCTGGAGGCGTTGGGCGCCAACAAGATCGATGCCGGGGGCACCGGCGACGTGCCTCCGGTGTTCGCGCAGGCGAACGGCAACTCGGGCCGCATCGTCGCGGTGCAGGCGCGGACCGGCACCAACGACTTCCTGCTGGTGCCCGCGAACTCGACGGCGTCGTCGATCGCCGACCTGAAGGGCAAGAAGATCGCGGTCACCCAGGGATCGAGTTCGCACGGCCTGGTGCTCGGTCTGCTCGAGCAGGCGAAGCTGCCGGTGTCGGACATCCAGTTCCAGTTCCTCGGTCCCGCAGACGCATTGAGCGCCTTCACCTCCGGACAGGTAGACGCGTGGGCGGTGTGGAACCCGTACGCGACGATCGGTCGGAACACCGCGGGCGCCAAGGTGATCGCCGACGGCAGCGAGGTCACCACCGGCCAGTCGTACTTCTCGGCCGCGTCGGACGCGCTCGCGGACCCGACGAAGTCGGCGGCGCTCGCCGACTTCTTCCAGCGCCTGGCCCGCGCCCAGGTGTGGGCGGACGCGCACCCCGAGGCGTGGGTGCCGATCTTCGCGAAGCTGACCAAGCTCCCGCAGGACGTCGCCGCGGCGTCCTTCGACACGTCGAAGGGCTCGTACGTTCCGATCGACGACCAGCGCATCGCGAAGCAGCAGAAGCTGATCGACCTGTTCGCCGCGGCGGGACTGCTGAAGCAGGCCCCGGTCGCCGGCAACTGGTTCGACGCCCGGTTCAACCAGCAGATCCAGGCGGGTGCGAAATGA
- a CDS encoding GlsB/YeaQ/YmgE family stress response membrane protein, which produces MLILGMILFGLLIGAAAQLVVGKSKAGIDWGLACAAGVGGSFVGGLLISLLAGDGLALRPSGIIGSLAGAIIVTALWSWWKTRAASSVS; this is translated from the coding sequence ATGCTGATCCTCGGGATGATCCTGTTCGGGTTGCTCATCGGCGCCGCCGCCCAGCTCGTCGTGGGCAAGTCCAAGGCCGGAATCGACTGGGGCCTGGCCTGTGCCGCGGGGGTCGGAGGGTCGTTTGTCGGCGGCCTGCTCATCAGCCTGCTCGCCGGCGACGGTCTCGCGCTCCGCCCGAGCGGCATCATCGGCTCGCTTGCCGGCGCGATCATCGTGACCGCCCTGTGGTCGTGGTGGAAGACGCGGGCTGCGTCGTCGGTGAGCTGA